A window of Pomacea canaliculata isolate SZHN2017 linkage group LG3, ASM307304v1, whole genome shotgun sequence contains these coding sequences:
- the LOC112559577 gene encoding serine/threonine-protein kinase PLK4-like yields MSDGDKMSLDDYDILSFLGEGGFARVYKAKSKKNGQEVAIKMIEKETTKARRMVARVRKEVEIHSRLKHPSILEIYDYDEDNKYVYLVLELCHNGEFLHYLDSQGGVLTEDEARKVIRQVVEGMQYLQRHHIMHRDLKLSNLLLTQDMNIKIADFGLAIRLTEPEEKHFTMCGTPNYMAPEVAKKEAHGPEVDVWSLGCMLYTMLVGTNPFDTDTIRGTLDRVIQAEYHLPSDLSLEASDLIQRLLRKNPNERLLLKDVLCHPFMRGKSVATQDTIQMSEISVDSGCGTFATTLGSSHSSSNGHGHPTTAFPSKAVGSRISKEMKQTVADGILISCQRVVILSAISDTHHHLSGREMGWICDLWEPMTSNQHKSNRDVIRNSSEAAIGPSQFDPHRYQEPQDTSSSFSWSFSASSIDSHSSLPAGGSPLVPRSMKNGQEINMWILVYTQSAQRTLLSLIAAAMKRTKRRLLLLVVRDTANKPTEPLNTRRLRPIRQKTKNGVVNIMDNGDVCLEFVKNKGKEQRVVEVFLVSSDGQQVTVFHPGDRGKGVAVSDCPPLPLSACKTFIFESLPAKYFKKYQYAVRFVGLVRSKTPKVTVYTEMAKCMLMENSHPADFEAAFYEGTKVLVSQRGICIEKAGTSFFLNSVKSSLHLSQDVQGLLDYVEKCRQQCMQLEAVISSVQSNDLLKDQLFPVVVGRQPDVHSDGESSKESLVSGKVGTLYMTTRNSLHDNHLLKTNSAKSPATVSKLFVTFYAFEQTTMSITN; encoded by the exons GATTATGATATACTCAGTTTCCTGGGCGAAGGTGGCTTTGCTCGTGTCTACAAAgcaaagtcaaagaaaaatggACAGGAGGTTGCCATTAAAATG attgaaaaggaaacaacaaaagcacGTAGGATGGTTGCAAGGGTGAGGAAGGAGGTTGAAATCCATTCAAGGCTGAAACATCCATCAATTTTGGAG ATATATGATTATGATGAAGATAACAAGTATGTTTACCTAGTGCTAGAGCTATGTCACAATGGAGAGTTTCTGCACTACCTGGACTCACAAGGAGGAGTGTTAACAGAAGATGAGGCTCGAAAGGTGATACGGCAGGTGGTGGAAGGCATGCAGTACCTCCAAAGACATCATATCATGCACCGAGACCTTAAACTCTCCAATCTACTACTTACTCAAGATATGAACATA AAAATTGCTGACTTTGGGTTGGCCATACGGCTTACAGAACCAGAAGAGAAGCACTTCACTATGTGTGGAACACCTAACTACATGGCCCC tgaagtGGCTAAGAAAGAAGCACATGGCCCTGAAGTTGATGTATGGTCACTGGGTTGTATGTTGTATACCATGCTGGTTGGAACAAATCCCTTTGACACTGACACTATACGTGGTACTTTGGACCGAGTCATACAGGCAGAGTATCACTTGCCTTCTGACCTCTCACTTGAGGCTTCTGACCTAATTCAGCGTCTGCTGCGCAAAAATCCTAATGAGCGTCTTCTGCTTAAAG ATGTCCTCTGTCACCCCTTCATGAGAGGAAAGTCAGTGGCAACACAGGACACTATACAG ATGTCAGAGATATCAGTAGACAGTGGTTGTGGCACCTTTGCAACAACATTGGGATCTAGTCACTCCAGCAGCAATGGTCATGGTCACCCCACCACAGCTTTTCCTTCAAAGGCAGTGGGGTCTCGTATatcaaaagaaatgaagcaaacAGTGGCAGATGGGATCCTAATCAGCTGTCAGAGAGTGGTTATCCTCTCAGCGATCAGCGATACTCATCACCACCTATCAGGGAGAGAGATGGGTTG GATATGCGATTTGTGGGAACCCATGACTTCAAACCAGCACAAATCTAACAGAGATGTTATAAGGAACTCATCTGAGGCTGCCATAGGACCTTCTCAGTTTGATCCACATCGATACCAGGAACCCCAAGACACTTCCAGTTCCTTTAGCTGGTCCTTCAGTGCCAGCTCAATAGACAGCCATAGCAGCTTACCAGCAGGTGGCAGCCCTTTGGTTCCCagaagcatgaaaaatggcCAGGA GATCAACATGTGGATTCTAGTCTATACACAGTCAGCACAAAGAACACTTCTATCTCTCATAGCAGCAGCGatgaagagaacaaagagaaggctgctgctgctggtggtgagGGACACTGCAAACAAACCCACAGAACCATTGAACACTCGGCGTCTTCGCCCTATCAGacagaaaactaaaaatggTGTG gtCAACATCATGGATAATGGTGATGTTTGTCTAGAGTTTGTCAAAAACAAAGGCAAGGAGCAAAGAGTAGTGGAAGTGTTTTTAGTATCTTCTGATGGGCAGCAG GTGACTGTGTTCCACCCTGGGGATAGAGGAAAAGGTGTGGCTGTGAGTGATTGCCCGCCATTGCCATTGTCTGCCTGCAAGACATTTATCTTCGAGTCACTGCCAGCcaaatattttaagaagtaCCAGTATGCTGTCAG atttGTAGGTCTTGTTCGTTCAAAAACACCAAAAGTGACTGTTTACACAGAGATGGCAAAATGCATGCTGATGGAGAACTCACATCCTGCTGACTTTGAGGCAGCTTTTTATGAAG GTACCAAAGTATTGGTCTCCCAGAGAGGGATTTGTATTGAGAAGGCAGGCACATCTTTCTTTCTAAACTCTGTGAAATCCAGCCTTCATCTCAGCCAGGATGTTCAGGGACTTCTGGACTATGtagaaaaa tGTCGGCAGCAGTGCATGCAGCTGGAGGCAGTCATTAGTTCTGTGCAGAGCAATGACCTTTTGAAAGATCAgctttttcctgttgttgttgggAG GCAGCCAGATGTGCACAGCGATGGAGAAAGCAGCAAGGAAAGTTTGGTCTCAGGAAAGGTAGGCACTCTTTACATGACAACCAGGAATTCTTTGCATGACAATCACCTGCTTAAAACCAACTCTGCAAAGTCCCCAGCAACAGTAAGTAAgctttttgtgactttttatGCATTTGAACAAACAACTATGTCAATTACAAATTAA